In Micromonospora purpureochromogenes, a single window of DNA contains:
- a CDS encoding transposase encodes MNERRVFCGILFVLHNAIPWEYLPQELRFGCGMTCWRRFPDWNDAGRRNDCTGALSRPGSRLTVQYQDPRDTVVG; translated from the coding sequence CTGAATGAGCGCAGGGTGTTCTGCGGGATCTTGTTCGTGCTCCACAACGCGATCCCGTGGGAGTACCTACCCCAGGAGTTGAGGTTCGGCTGCGGGATGACCTGCTGGCGCAGGTTCCCGGACTGGAACGACGCCGGCCGTCGCAACGACTGCACGGGCGCTCTGTCCCGTCCCGGGAGCCGCCTGACAGTTCAGTATCAGGACCCCCGTGACACCGTCGTCGGGTGA
- a CDS encoding aminoglycoside phosphotransferase family protein, whose translation MRPGEIVVAVEQVRALIDEQFPEWSDLPLVPQPLNGTDNALFRLGDFLTARLPRARWAVDQVATDATWLPRLAPHLPVPVPAPVAVGRPGGDYPWPWTVVPWLDGRNPEAGQDLVDLAVDLAGFVRAMIAIDPMGGPVKEGIQRGVPLVQRDELTRRSIAALGDQIDGRAVTAAWDEAMAADEWPGPPVWLHGDLLEGNLLVDRGRLTGVIDFGGLGRGDPAVELRPGWSLFDARARAAYREALGFDEATWVRGWAWMLSGSLYWLADLWDSISEDDREDTIHYIDYIVRHRHD comes from the coding sequence ATGCGCCCTGGAGAGATCGTCGTCGCTGTCGAGCAGGTACGCGCCCTGATCGACGAGCAGTTCCCAGAATGGTCGGACCTGCCGCTCGTTCCGCAGCCGTTGAACGGCACCGACAACGCGCTGTTCCGGCTGGGTGATTTCCTGACGGCACGGCTGCCGCGGGCGCGGTGGGCGGTCGACCAGGTGGCGACCGACGCGACCTGGCTGCCGCGGCTGGCGCCGCATCTTCCGGTGCCCGTGCCGGCGCCGGTCGCGGTCGGCCGGCCGGGCGGGGACTATCCGTGGCCGTGGACGGTCGTCCCGTGGCTGGACGGGCGCAATCCGGAAGCCGGGCAGGACCTCGTCGACCTCGCCGTCGACCTCGCCGGCTTCGTGCGCGCGATGATCGCGATCGACCCGATGGGCGGGCCGGTCAAGGAGGGGATTCAGCGCGGCGTACCTCTGGTGCAGCGGGACGAGCTGACCCGCCGGTCGATCGCGGCGTTGGGCGACCAGATCGACGGGCGGGCGGTGACCGCGGCCTGGGACGAGGCGATGGCGGCGGACGAGTGGCCCGGACCGCCGGTATGGCTGCACGGTGATCTCCTGGAAGGCAACCTGCTGGTCGACCGGGGCAGGCTCACCGGGGTGATCGACTTCGGCGGTCTCGGCCGCGGTGATCCGGCGGTCGAGTTGCGGCCGGGCTGGAGCCTGTTCGATGCCCGCGCGCGGGCCGCCTACCGGGAGGCGCTCGGGTTCGACGAGGCGACCTGGGTGCGCGGGTGGGCCTGGATGCTGTCGGGCTCGCTCTACTGGCTGGCGGACCTGTGGGACTCGATCAGCGAGGACGACCGCGAGGACACGATCCACTACATCGACTACATCGTGCGTCACCGCCACGACTGA
- a CDS encoding IS256 family transposase, producing MAASESVNPVELLREQIEGASPDVLQAMVKTFAQALMSAEADAICGAAYGQRSDERVNSRNGYRHREWDTRTGTIDLAIPKLRQGSYFPDWLLTHRRRAEQALVSVVATSYLLGVSTRRVEKLVEQLGIRQLSKSQVSEMAAHLDAQVEAFRNRPLDAGHYTFVWMDALTMKVREAGRTVNVHALIAVGVNADGQREVLGLDVASDEDGAGWLAFLRSLTARGLAGVRLVISDAHAGLVQAIGAALPGAAWQRCRTHYLRNLLTKVPKSAQPWIATLVRTIFDQPDAEAVRAQFARVVATIEARFPAAAEHLDAARDDLLAFTGFPREIWRQIWSNNPQERLNKEIRRRTDVVGIFPNRPAIIRLVGAVLAEQTDEWTEGRRYMGLELLAKARLITLDTDQHDTDNTEPTPIAA from the coding sequence ATGGCCGCATCTGAGAGTGTGAACCCTGTTGAGCTGCTGCGCGAGCAGATCGAGGGTGCGTCGCCGGACGTGTTGCAGGCGATGGTCAAGACGTTCGCGCAGGCGTTGATGTCCGCCGAGGCGGATGCGATCTGCGGCGCGGCGTATGGGCAGCGCAGCGACGAGCGGGTGAACTCCCGCAACGGTTACCGGCATCGGGAGTGGGATACCCGTACCGGCACGATCGACCTGGCCATCCCCAAGCTGCGTCAGGGTTCGTACTTCCCCGACTGGCTGCTGACGCACCGCCGGCGGGCCGAGCAGGCCCTCGTGTCGGTCGTGGCCACCTCTTACCTGCTGGGAGTGTCGACGCGGCGGGTGGAGAAGCTGGTCGAGCAGCTCGGGATCCGGCAGCTGTCGAAGTCGCAGGTGTCGGAGATGGCCGCGCACCTGGACGCGCAGGTCGAGGCGTTCCGCAACCGGCCCCTCGATGCCGGGCACTACACGTTCGTGTGGATGGACGCGCTGACGATGAAGGTCCGCGAAGCCGGTCGGACGGTCAACGTCCACGCTCTGATCGCCGTCGGCGTCAACGCCGACGGCCAACGCGAAGTCCTCGGCCTCGATGTCGCCTCCGACGAAGACGGGGCCGGCTGGTTGGCGTTCCTGCGGTCGTTGACCGCCCGCGGCTTGGCCGGTGTCCGTCTGGTGATCTCCGACGCCCACGCCGGTCTCGTCCAGGCCATCGGCGCCGCCCTGCCCGGGGCCGCATGGCAGCGTTGCCGCACCCACTACCTGCGGAACCTGCTGACGAAGGTGCCCAAGTCCGCGCAGCCGTGGATCGCCACCCTGGTGCGCACAATCTTCGACCAGCCCGACGCCGAGGCCGTCCGAGCCCAGTTCGCCCGGGTCGTGGCGACCATCGAAGCCAGGTTCCCGGCCGCGGCCGAGCACCTCGATGCCGCCCGCGACGACCTCCTCGCGTTCACCGGCTTCCCGCGCGAGATCTGGCGGCAGATCTGGTCGAACAACCCGCAGGAGCGGTTGAACAAGGAGATCCGCCGCCGCACCGACGTCGTCGGGATCTTCCCGAATCGGCCCGCGATCATCCGACTCGTCGGCGCAGTCCTCGCCGAGCAGACCGACGAATGGACCGAAGGCCGCCGCTACATGGGCCTGGAACTACTGGCCAAAGCCCGCCTGATCACCCTCGACACCGACCAACACGACACCGACAACACCGAGCCGACCCCGATCGCCGCATAA
- a CDS encoding PP2C family protein-serine/threonine phosphatase has translation MNKNRWSGVDLGNVLHAVEDAAPVDAVEAVTRGIGVDLGALWVSFLVADMSGRALVRLAHDAPFRDRPGRRQQDEDVATVLPFDGGPQEQALRSQRVQVRPSGDHHVVMAPVTQRGEAIGLLEISLPVEPDDAALAEISRAAHALAFVVIAARRHTDLFEWGQRTTPFTLAAEIQRRLLPSSFTCEAGSFTLSAWLEPAASIGGDTFDYSLARNLLHLSITDAVGHGVHSALTATLCVGSLRHTRRRGHTLLDQAQAANSALIENPPGGFTFSTGLLGRLDLRTGVLAMVNAGHPSPLLVRNGTVQPLALPVDPPFGVLRHGTYRTTDVPLRPDDRLILLTDGMLERGAAGLDLPARLPGLTDLHPREVVRVLGDAILDVAGPTLPDDACMLVLDWHGDHGDNRSTTAGADPHRASALPYP, from the coding sequence GTGAACAAGAATCGGTGGAGCGGCGTGGACCTCGGCAACGTGCTGCACGCTGTCGAGGACGCCGCCCCGGTCGACGCGGTGGAGGCGGTGACCCGAGGCATCGGCGTCGACCTCGGGGCGCTGTGGGTGTCGTTCCTCGTCGCGGACATGAGCGGCCGGGCTCTCGTTCGGCTGGCCCACGACGCTCCCTTCCGAGACCGGCCCGGCAGACGCCAGCAGGACGAGGACGTCGCCACCGTGCTGCCTTTCGACGGCGGGCCACAGGAACAGGCGCTGCGCTCCCAACGCGTGCAGGTCCGTCCGAGCGGAGATCATCACGTCGTGATGGCGCCCGTCACGCAACGGGGCGAGGCGATCGGACTGTTGGAGATCTCCCTGCCGGTCGAGCCGGACGACGCGGCCCTGGCCGAGATCTCCCGGGCCGCGCACGCGCTGGCGTTCGTGGTGATCGCCGCCCGGCGGCACACCGACCTCTTCGAATGGGGCCAGCGGACCACTCCGTTCACCCTCGCGGCGGAGATCCAGCGCCGGCTCCTGCCCTCCTCATTCACCTGCGAGGCCGGCTCGTTCACCCTCTCGGCGTGGCTGGAGCCGGCGGCCAGCATCGGCGGAGACACCTTCGACTACAGCCTCGCCCGGAACCTGCTGCACCTGAGCATCACCGACGCCGTGGGCCACGGCGTACACAGCGCCCTGACCGCAACGCTCTGCGTCGGCAGCCTGCGCCACACCCGCCGTCGGGGTCACACGCTGCTCGACCAGGCTCAGGCCGCGAACTCGGCGCTGATCGAGAACCCGCCCGGGGGGTTCACCTTCTCCACCGGGCTTCTCGGCCGGCTCGATCTGCGCACCGGCGTCCTGGCCATGGTCAACGCCGGCCACCCCTCCCCACTGCTGGTGCGCAACGGAACCGTCCAGCCCCTCGCGCTACCGGTCGATCCGCCGTTCGGCGTACTGCGCCACGGGACCTACCGCACAACCGACGTCCCGCTGCGCCCCGACGACCGGCTCATTCTGCTCACCGACGGCATGCTGGAACGCGGCGCGGCCGGCCTTGACCTGCCCGCACGGCTGCCGGGCCTCACCGACCTGCACCCCAGGGAGGTCGTCCGTGTACTCGGCGACGCCATCCTCGACGTCGCCGGGCCCACCCTGCCAGACGACGCCTGCATGCTCGTCCTCGACTGGCACGGCGACCACGGCGACAACCGCTCCACCACGGCCGGCGCCGATCCCCACCGAGCGAGTGCCCTTCCGTACCCCTGA
- a CDS encoding ATP-dependent DNA ligase: MLAAPVDAVLEGPDLVYEPKWDGWRTLAFRGDSDVYLQSRAGRNLTSYFPDITRAVRAFVPPGVVLDGELVVWEGGRTNFAQLQRRVTAGRGLLRVAREHPAYYVTFDLLVDAGGEPVLDAPLIERRSRLVRLLAGAPPQLAVTPQSTDVAEVSEWLTRWTAAGVEGVVIKRLDSRYEPGRRGWAKFRVRATTEAIIGGVTGSIRNPETVLIGRFDRRGRLRYTGRTHPLATPQRPELATLLSPRRPTDRRLVTHPWPEPLPAAWSGQFDRPEPLHYVQVEPTVVADIEVDTAFEHHRWRHRVRYARPRPDLSVYDVPLLLGEGEDPFPDYASSA; the protein is encoded by the coding sequence ATGCTCGCTGCACCGGTAGATGCGGTGCTTGAGGGCCCGGACTTGGTCTATGAACCGAAGTGGGATGGATGGCGCACGTTGGCCTTCCGTGGAGATTCCGACGTCTACCTCCAGTCGCGCGCCGGCCGGAACCTGACGTCGTACTTCCCGGACATCACGCGCGCGGTGCGGGCCTTCGTGCCGCCCGGGGTGGTGCTCGACGGGGAGTTGGTCGTCTGGGAGGGCGGGCGGACGAACTTCGCCCAGTTGCAGCGGCGGGTCACCGCCGGCCGGGGCCTGCTGCGCGTCGCCCGTGAGCATCCGGCCTACTACGTCACCTTCGACCTCCTCGTGGACGCTGGTGGGGAGCCTGTGCTCGATGCTCCTCTGATCGAGCGCAGGTCCCGGCTGGTCCGGTTGCTCGCCGGCGCCCCGCCGCAGCTGGCGGTCACCCCGCAGAGCACCGACGTCGCCGAGGTCAGCGAATGGCTGACCAGATGGACGGCGGCGGGTGTGGAAGGTGTGGTGATCAAGCGGCTCGACAGCCGCTATGAGCCTGGTCGGCGAGGATGGGCGAAGTTCCGAGTCCGGGCCACCACGGAGGCGATCATCGGCGGCGTCACCGGCAGCATCCGCAATCCCGAGACCGTTCTTATCGGCCGATTCGACCGGCGCGGTCGGCTGCGATACACCGGCCGCACGCATCCGCTGGCCACGCCCCAGCGCCCGGAGCTGGCAACGCTGCTGTCCCCGCGACGTCCGACGGATCGCAGGCTTGTTACCCACCCCTGGCCCGAGCCGCTACCCGCCGCATGGTCCGGCCAGTTCGACCGGCCCGAGCCGCTCCACTACGTCCAGGTCGAGCCGACCGTCGTGGCGGACATCGAGGTCGACACGGCGTTCGAGCACCACCGGTGGCGTCATCGCGTCCGGTACGCCCGCCCCAGGCCGGACCTGTCGGTGTACGACGTGCCGCTGCTGCTCGGTGAAGGCGAAGACCCGTTCCCCGACTACGCGAGCAGCGCCTGA
- a CDS encoding site-specific integrase — MHHTRDVEQFLIPHIGQLILGDLTSRQLNVAFTAMASTRNRAGRLQSACTLQHVHTTLRAALTGAVREGLIKDNPARRVELPARPRPQAQVWTEARVAEWEASGERPTIAVWTPTQLGSFLDYVRDDNLFALWWLIALRGLRRGEAAGLRWTDVDLHAGQLSVVRQRTTAGYDVHEGPPKSAASRRSVALDQLEMKSHSVCVRVDSRHVHPRRPVGALRHRVHCGDLFGQGLVDALTLGPLATGVLVVGGPGDLHQLTRTLHVARAGLLRLDERVHVHGSPSRRKPSPGSRSRRPRATADSPAATAPTRPAHHRTTRRTARPRRAQPA; from the coding sequence ATGCACCACACCCGCGATGTCGAGCAGTTCCTCATCCCGCACATCGGGCAGCTGATCCTCGGGGATCTGACCTCGCGGCAGCTCAACGTCGCGTTCACGGCGATGGCGTCCACCCGCAACCGTGCCGGACGACTCCAGTCCGCCTGCACGCTGCAGCATGTTCACACCACACTGCGGGCAGCGCTGACCGGCGCGGTCCGTGAAGGGCTGATCAAGGACAACCCGGCCCGGCGCGTGGAGCTACCCGCTCGCCCGCGCCCGCAGGCCCAAGTATGGACGGAAGCCCGGGTCGCCGAATGGGAAGCTAGCGGCGAGCGGCCCACCATCGCGGTGTGGACACCGACGCAGCTGGGCAGTTTCCTCGACTACGTCCGCGACGACAACCTGTTTGCCCTGTGGTGGCTGATCGCCCTGCGCGGACTACGCCGCGGTGAGGCTGCCGGCCTGCGCTGGACCGACGTCGACCTGCACGCCGGCCAGCTGTCCGTGGTACGGCAGCGCACGACCGCCGGCTACGACGTGCACGAAGGCCCGCCGAAGTCCGCGGCCAGCCGCCGGTCGGTGGCGCTGGACCAGCTGGAGATGAAGTCCCACTCGGTGTGCGTACGGGTCGACAGCCGCCACGTGCACCCGCGGCGCCCCGTAGGTGCCCTTCGACATCGCGTGCACTGTGGTGATCTTTTCGGTCAGGGCCTGGTCGACGCGCTAACGCTCGGACCGCTCGCCACGGGCGTGCTGGTAGTAGGCGGACCGGGAGACCTTCATCAGCTCACACGCACGCTTCACGTTGCGCGAGCCGGCCTGCTCCGCCTCGATGAACGGGTACACGTCCACGGGTCTCCTTCGCGAAGAAAGCCGTCGCCCGGTTCAAGATCTCGACGTCCTCGCGCAACCGCCGATTCTCCCGCCGCAACTGCGCCAACTCGGCCCGCTCATCACCGGACAACCCGTCGGACCGCGCGCCCGCGTCGAGCTCAGCCTGCTTGA
- a CDS encoding universal stress protein, with amino-acid sequence MYTRILAAIDGTHRTAHVLDAAMHLAQASGGTVRVLHIEPAEAAFDASGDTEDDESAHQIAQAAVARLTASGVTALASVAKAPDCDIATVIVTAAADQSADLIIVGPHHRRGLAGWVAGSVSEGVVRLEKQAAVLLVP; translated from the coding sequence ATGTACACCCGCATCCTGGCCGCCATCGACGGCACCCACCGCACCGCACACGTCCTGGACGCGGCCATGCACCTGGCGCAGGCGTCCGGAGGCACCGTCCGGGTGCTCCACATCGAGCCGGCGGAGGCCGCCTTCGACGCCAGCGGCGACACCGAGGACGACGAGTCCGCCCACCAGATCGCCCAAGCGGCGGTGGCCCGGCTAACCGCCAGCGGGGTGACCGCCCTCGCTTCGGTGGCAAAGGCCCCCGACTGCGACATCGCCACCGTCATCGTGACGGCCGCCGCCGACCAGAGTGCCGACCTGATCATTGTCGGCCCACATCACCGCCGGGGCCTGGCCGGCTGGGTCGCCGGCAGCGTCAGCGAAGGCGTCGTGCGCCTCGAGAAACAGGCCGCGGTGTTACTGGTGCCGTGA
- a CDS encoding IS3 family transposase (programmed frameshift), with translation MAGTKPYPQELRERAVRMVAEVRPNYESDWAAITAVAARLGIGTAETLRKWVRQAQVDDGWRPGVTSEESAELKRLRRENAELRRANEILKAASGFLRGRARPAYDTLVSFVDEHRDRFGGVEPICRVLRQHGLQITPSGYWAAKKRPPSKRQVRDAQLTELMREIHSANYGVYGARKIWHELRRQGHPTARCTVERLMRDAGLAGVVRGKKIRTTTADPGHERAADLLNRDFTAARPNRCWVADFTHVAAWSGVVYVAFVVDVYSRAIVGWSAATNKRTPLVLAALDMGLWRRDRAGQPVGAGLVHHSDAGSQYTSFRFTTHLLDAGIDASIGSVGDALDNALMESTIGLYKTELIKPRGPWRSLAQVELATAEWVDWYNNQRVHSAIGHVPPTEYESMFYAQPQPREVVGANS, from the exons GTGGCAGGAACGAAGCCGTATCCGCAGGAGCTGCGGGAGCGGGCGGTGCGGATGGTCGCGGAGGTGCGGCCGAACTACGAGTCGGACTGGGCGGCGATCACGGCGGTGGCGGCCCGGCTGGGGATCGGCACGGCCGAGACGTTGCGTAAGTGGGTCCGGCAGGCACAGGTCGATGATGGCTGGCGGCCGGGGGTGACGTCGGAGGAGTCGGCGGAGCTGAAGCGGCTGCGTCGGGAGAACGCCGAGCTGCGTCGGGCGAATGAGATCTTGAAGGCCGCGTCGG GCTTTCTTCGCGGCCGAGCTCGACCGGCCTACGACACGCTCGTGAGTTTCGTCGACGAGCATCGGGACCGCTTCGGTGGAGTCGAGCCGATCTGTCGCGTGCTGCGTCAGCACGGGCTGCAGATCACCCCGAGCGGTTACTGGGCGGCCAAGAAGCGTCCGCCGTCGAAGCGGCAGGTGCGTGATGCGCAGCTGACAGAACTCATGCGGGAGATCCACTCGGCGAACTACGGCGTCTACGGAGCCCGCAAGATCTGGCACGAGCTGCGCCGCCAAGGGCATCCGACGGCCCGGTGCACGGTCGAGCGGTTGATGCGTGATGCTGGCCTGGCCGGTGTCGTGCGGGGCAAGAAGATCCGCACCACCACCGCCGATCCGGGGCATGAACGGGCCGCCGACCTGCTCAACCGGGACTTCACCGCCGCCCGGCCGAACCGGTGCTGGGTCGCGGACTTCACCCACGTCGCCGCCTGGTCCGGCGTGGTCTACGTCGCGTTCGTCGTTGACGTCTACTCGAGGGCGATCGTGGGTTGGTCCGCGGCGACGAACAAACGAACCCCGCTGGTCCTGGCCGCCCTGGACATGGGGCTGTGGCGCCGTGACCGCGCCGGCCAGCCGGTCGGGGCGGGCCTGGTACATCACAGCGATGCGGGCAGTCAGTACACGTCGTTCCGGTTCACCACCCACCTGCTCGATGCCGGTATCGACGCCTCGATCGGCAGCGTCGGTGACGCCCTGGACAACGCGCTGATGGAGTCCACCATCGGCCTCTACAAGACCGAGCTGATCAAACCCCGGGGCCCGTGGCGAAGCCTCGCCCAGGTCGAACTGGCCACCGCCGAGTGGGTCGACTGGTACAACAACCAGCGCGTGCACTCCGCCATCGGGCACGTCCCGCCGACCGAGTACGAATCGATGTTCTACGCTCAACCCCAGCCCCGTGAGGTGGTTGGAGCCAACAGCTGA
- a CDS encoding DUF805 domain-containing protein gives MSPIDATKSVLSQYAGFGGRARRSEYWWFFLFTLILGIVAGILDGALGTKIGSDPSSTGVIGLIVSLALLLPTLAVAARRLHDTDRSGWWLLIGLVPLVGAIVLLVFFVKDGTRGSNRYGADPKDAPHAAAPSMA, from the coding sequence ATGTCCCCCATTGATGCCACCAAATCCGTCCTCTCCCAGTACGCCGGCTTTGGCGGTCGAGCTCGCCGGTCCGAGTACTGGTGGTTCTTCCTCTTCACTCTGATCCTCGGCATCGTCGCCGGAATTCTGGACGGCGCGCTGGGGACCAAGATCGGGTCGGATCCGAGCTCTACCGGCGTCATCGGGCTGATCGTCAGCTTGGCCCTGCTGCTGCCGACCCTGGCCGTTGCCGCGCGGCGACTTCACGACACCGACCGCTCGGGCTGGTGGCTGTTGATCGGACTCGTGCCTCTCGTGGGGGCCATCGTCCTGCTCGTGTTCTTCGTCAAGGACGGCACTCGGGGAAGCAACCGGTACGGTGCCGACCCGAAGGACGCTCCGCACGCCGCCGCCCCCAGCATGGCCTGA
- a CDS encoding AraC family transcriptional regulator, whose product MQLPVRRVERIETPVMFVAAKDGSDEIGSAWDHLETVLGSLRGRKFLGVFNDSGIYRCCVQVRAGDDADQLGLESGVVPGGQYLCATVRGPQPAAYALLTPTFQQLRRSGERDGTRPSIEYYRRHDRIDLLMPARGEA is encoded by the coding sequence ATGCAACTACCGGTCAGGCGGGTCGAGCGCATCGAGACGCCGGTCATGTTCGTGGCCGCCAAAGACGGGTCCGACGAGATCGGGTCAGCCTGGGACCACCTGGAGACGGTGCTCGGGTCGCTGCGCGGGCGCAAATTCCTCGGCGTGTTCAACGACTCCGGCATCTACCGCTGCTGTGTGCAGGTCCGAGCCGGTGACGACGCTGACCAACTCGGCCTGGAATCAGGCGTCGTTCCAGGAGGCCAGTACCTGTGCGCAACCGTGCGTGGTCCGCAACCCGCGGCCTACGCCCTGCTCACCCCGACGTTCCAACAGTTGCGGCGCTCGGGTGAGCGAGATGGCACTCGCCCCAGCATCGAGTACTACCGCCGCCACGACCGGATCGACCTGCTGATGCCCGCACGAGGCGAAGCCTGA
- a CDS encoding YbfB/YjiJ family MFS transporter, with product MTATPAAMTSGHRTSEPLIALGLAAGPVVALGFTRFAYALLLPAMHDQLHWTFAAAGGMNTANAIGYILGAATSAWWARRLGGSTAFIWSLLISAVMLLATAVTGNYAALAAIRFIGGASTAITFVVGSALAARIHTGNRRHRPAMLVAIYMAGVGIGIVLSGVVIPATIAGLGTAGWRFGWLAMGILAALALLPAIWAARRTPAPAVAGAGGHERIRLGPLAPTFVWYVLFGAGYVSYMTFIIALLHSEGLHLGAQAAFFIVLGIASVIGTLTIWSRITGRLRHGHAPALVSVIVLIGVLPVLIWQGLAAALLSAIIFGATFMAGPTAATVLARRLLPAHNWTAGIALLTVAFSVGQAIGPLVSGLLSDTSGGITKGLWLSVILLGVAAVVALLQRDRPALPPAATTPPGAIANR from the coding sequence ATGACCGCTACCCCCGCCGCGATGACGTCCGGCCACCGGACCAGCGAGCCGCTGATTGCGCTGGGACTGGCCGCCGGGCCCGTCGTGGCGCTCGGCTTCACCCGCTTCGCGTACGCGCTGTTGCTGCCAGCGATGCATGATCAGCTGCACTGGACCTTTGCCGCCGCCGGCGGTATGAACACCGCCAACGCCATCGGCTACATCCTCGGCGCGGCGACCTCCGCCTGGTGGGCGCGCCGCTTGGGCGGCAGCACAGCCTTCATCTGGAGCCTTCTGATCAGCGCGGTCATGCTGCTGGCCACCGCCGTCACCGGAAACTACGCCGCGCTCGCCGCCATCCGCTTCATCGGCGGCGCCTCCACCGCGATTACCTTCGTCGTCGGCTCGGCGCTGGCCGCCCGCATCCACACGGGGAATCGACGCCACCGTCCAGCCATGCTCGTTGCGATCTACATGGCGGGCGTCGGCATCGGCATCGTGCTCTCCGGCGTGGTCATTCCGGCCACGATCGCCGGACTCGGCACCGCCGGGTGGCGGTTCGGCTGGCTGGCCATGGGCATCCTGGCGGCGCTGGCGCTGCTGCCGGCCATCTGGGCCGCCCGCCGGACACCCGCGCCAGCCGTCGCTGGGGCCGGCGGCCACGAAAGAATCCGTTTGGGCCCACTGGCGCCAACCTTCGTCTGGTACGTGCTCTTCGGCGCCGGCTACGTCTCCTACATGACGTTCATCATCGCCCTGTTGCATTCCGAAGGCCTGCACCTCGGCGCACAGGCGGCGTTCTTCATCGTGCTGGGAATTGCGTCGGTGATCGGCACCCTGACCATCTGGAGTCGGATCACCGGGCGGCTGCGGCACGGCCACGCGCCCGCGCTGGTCAGCGTGATCGTGCTTATCGGTGTGCTACCCGTGCTCATCTGGCAAGGCCTCGCCGCCGCCCTGCTCTCCGCGATCATCTTCGGCGCCACCTTCATGGCCGGCCCCACCGCCGCTACCGTGCTCGCCCGGCGCCTGCTGCCCGCGCACAACTGGACCGCCGGCATCGCGCTGCTCACCGTCGCGTTCAGCGTCGGTCAGGCGATCGGCCCCCTGGTGTCGGGGCTCTTGTCCGACACCAGCGGCGGCATCACCAAGGGATTGTGGCTGTCGGTGATCCTGCTCGGCGTCGCCGCCGTCGTGGCGCTGCTCCAGCGCGACCGCCCCGCCCTACCGCCCGCGGCGACAACCCCGCCCGGCGCAATTGCCAACCGCTAG